A part of Thiovulum sp. ES genomic DNA contains:
- a CDS encoding hypothetical protein (PFAM: Tellurite resistance protein TerB), with protein sequence MFGFGKKEIELTPYLALAIANVYMVAADGEIADEEAGQLYAMFGEDGEDVINDAIEYIKNNKNLEQFIADTNGMLNDEQKEVLIMNILDTLLADGHADENEKELFFAFSNAYGIEQSKLESFFDLISKKNNYSIFQ encoded by the coding sequence ATGTTTGGTTTTGGAAAAAAAGAGATTGAACTAACTCCTTATTTAGCTCTTGCTATTGCAAATGTTTATATGGTTGCTGCTGACGGTGAAATTGCGGATGAAGAAGCTGGACAACTTTATGCAATGTTTGGTGAAGATGGTGAAGATGTAATTAATGATGCAATTGAATACATTAAAAACAACAAGAATCTTGAGCAATTTATCGCTGATACAAACGGTATGTTAAATGATGAGCAAAAAGAAGTTCTAATCATGAATATTCTTGATACTCTTCTTGCTGATGGTCATGCTGATGAAAATGAGAAAGAGCTTTTCTTTGCATTCTCAAATGCTTACGGAATTGAGCAATCAAAATTAGAAAGTTTCTTTGACCTGATTTCTAAGAAAAACAACTACTCTATTTTTCAATAG
- a CDS encoding radical SAM protein, TIGR01212 family (PFAM: Radical SAM superfamily~TIGRFAM: radical SAM protein, TIGR01212 family) produces MKEILTFGKYLKRKFGSKVTKVPIALSGFTCPNIDGKTARGGCTFCENESFNPTLNSVQKVKGFSLNMDSKTNPLLEKQLGELRFQFKTISEKLEKEGTELFLVYFQAFTNTYAPIETLKKLYREALSFPNVVGLSIGTRSDSVSDEVLDFLAELSKEKEIWIEFGIQSIYDETLQKINRGHDYKSVEWAITESKKRNLNVCGHLIYGLPDENSEMMQNSFQKSLELGVDSIKIHPLYVVERTALANKFRVGEFTPISEEEYIKNVIISLKNLPENVSMQRISAGIENDTLLSPDWCFNKQKSFGKIRKALHGEGLLY; encoded by the coding sequence TTGAAAGAGATACTAACATTTGGTAAGTATTTGAAGAGGAAATTTGGGAGTAAAGTTACAAAAGTTCCGATAGCTCTTTCAGGTTTTACATGTCCAAATATTGACGGAAAAACAGCTCGAGGTGGTTGTACTTTTTGTGAAAATGAGTCTTTCAATCCAACACTAAATAGTGTGCAAAAGGTAAAGGGCTTCTCTCTAAATATGGATTCAAAAACAAATCCACTTTTAGAAAAACAGTTGGGTGAATTGCGATTTCAATTTAAAACAATTTCTGAAAAATTAGAGAAAGAGGGAACAGAACTTTTTTTAGTATATTTTCAGGCTTTTACAAACACTTATGCTCCAATTGAAACACTAAAAAAACTCTATCGTGAAGCACTCTCTTTTCCAAATGTTGTCGGTTTAAGTATTGGAACTCGTAGTGATTCTGTGAGCGATGAGGTGTTGGATTTTTTAGCAGAACTCTCAAAAGAGAAAGAGATTTGGATCGAGTTTGGAATTCAATCAATTTATGATGAAACTCTCCAAAAAATAAATCGGGGTCATGATTATAAAAGTGTTGAGTGGGCAATTACTGAAAGTAAAAAGCGAAATTTGAATGTTTGCGGTCATCTCATTTATGGTTTGCCAGATGAAAACAGTGAAATGATGCAAAATAGTTTTCAAAAAAGTTTAGAGCTTGGAGTAGATTCGATAAAAATCCACCCGCTTTATGTTGTTGAAAGAACTGCACTTGCTAATAAATTTAGAGTTGGAGAATTCACACCAATTTCTGAAGAAGAGTATATTAAAAATGTGATTATCTCTCTTAAAAATTTACCAGAAAATGTTTCAATGCAAAGAATTTCTGCAGGAATTGAAAATGATACCCTGCTTTCTCCAGATTGGTGTTTTAATAAACAGAAGAGTTTTGGCAAGATACGAAAAGCCCTACATGGCGAGGGTCTTCTCTATTAA
- a CDS encoding Indole-3-glycerol phosphate synthase (PFAM: Indole-3-glycerol phosphate synthase), protein MLFEKKPKILEDILKKTREDVKEREKRFSMDWLGKSLAFNPFPPRDVKTFLKSTPENPYRIIAEIKKASPSKGIIREDFEPTVIAQEYEKGGASALSILTEPHFFQGNLDYLGEVRRYSKLPILRKDFIVSKYQILEALVHGADFILLIAKALSRNELKELYEYAIHLGLDVLVEIHDKTDLVKATFSGADIIGINHRNLETFEMDMKLSEKLIPLIPNGKIIVAESGLTENEQLTELNKIGVDAFLIGEHFMRQDNLSDAVKKVRGEI, encoded by the coding sequence TTGCTGTTTGAAAAAAAACCGAAAATTTTAGAAGATATTTTAAAAAAGACTCGTGAAGATGTGAAAGAGAGAGAAAAGCGATTTTCGATGGATTGGCTTGGCAAAAGTCTTGCATTTAATCCATTTCCACCTCGAGATGTAAAAACATTTCTAAAATCGACTCCAGAAAATCCGTATCGAATTATTGCAGAAATCAAAAAAGCGAGTCCAAGCAAAGGGATAATTCGGGAAGATTTTGAACCAACAGTTATTGCTCAGGAATATGAAAAAGGTGGAGCATCAGCACTCTCAATTTTGACAGAACCACATTTTTTCCAAGGAAATCTTGACTATTTGGGTGAAGTTCGGCGATACAGTAAATTACCGATTTTGAGAAAAGATTTCATTGTTTCAAAATATCAAATTTTGGAGGCACTTGTTCATGGTGCGGATTTCATTTTACTAATTGCAAAAGCACTTTCGCGGAATGAGTTGAAAGAACTTTATGAGTATGCAATTCACCTTGGTTTGGATGTTCTTGTGGAAATTCATGATAAAACTGATTTGGTAAAAGCTACTTTTTCTGGTGCGGATATTATTGGAATAAATCACAGAAATTTGGAAACTTTTGAAATGGATATGAAGCTTTCTGAAAAATTGATTCCACTAATTCCAAATGGAAAAATCATTGTTGCGGAGAGTGGATTGACTGAAAACGAGCAATTGACAGAATTGAATAAGATTGGAGTTGATGCATTTTTAATTGGCGAACATTTTATGAGACAGGATAATTTGTCGGATGCTGTAAAAAAAGTTCGGGGTGAAATTTGA
- a CDS encoding glucosamine--fructose-6-phosphate aminotransferase, isomerizing (PFAM: SIS domain; Glutamine amidotransferases class-II~TIGRFAM: glucosamine--fructose-6-phosphate aminotransferase (isomerizing)): MCGIVGYLGKNNSKEIILNGLKELEYRGYDSAGITILQNDFVNYRAVGKLSNLVEKMDSFNVSGFSAGIGHTRWATHGKPTEENAHPHQGAFTHIVHNGIIENYAELKKNLIGKGYKFSSQTDTEVIVHLFEENLKISNSNYEAFQKTIEQLHGAYALLLITKNENEKIYFAKEGSPLILGSNENGEQFFASSDSALIGIVEKVIYLHDGHFGFVENGKIFLQNASGEIPQNFSALPKSRETAQKNSFRYFMEKEIYEQSVVVSDTLMGRVLDNSINFDEVDKTLFDGINEIKLCACGTSYHTALASSYLFERIAKVRVSVEFGSEFRYRDPLLTKDTLFVSISQSGETADTLASLKMAKKSGLKTLAICNVDNSSIVRISDQAILTRAGIEKGVASTKAFATQMVVLQMLSIYLGQIRGNISETEIKKEIQTLREIPQTLTVTSKLHEKIKRLSKRYLHGHGFFFVGRDIFYPLALEGALKLKEISYLHAEGYPAGEMKHGPIALADPELFTIALLPQNMLYEKTKSNIEELGARDSTICVISPKPFELADDFVRTSSHNHYMLEFFEMMLVVQLLSMEVAIRLQNDVDMPRNLAKSVTVE; this comes from the coding sequence ATGTGTGGAATTGTTGGCTATTTAGGAAAAAATAATTCAAAAGAGATAATTCTGAATGGTTTAAAAGAGTTGGAATATCGGGGATATGATTCCGCAGGAATTACAATTTTACAGAATGATTTTGTAAATTATCGGGCGGTTGGAAAACTATCTAATCTTGTTGAAAAAATGGACAGTTTTAATGTTTCTGGTTTTTCAGCTGGAATTGGACACACTCGCTGGGCGACTCATGGAAAACCAACAGAAGAGAATGCACATCCACACCAAGGTGCTTTTACTCACATAGTGCATAATGGAATTATTGAAAATTATGCTGAATTGAAAAAGAACCTCATCGGTAAGGGATATAAATTTTCAAGTCAAACAGATACCGAGGTGATTGTGCATCTTTTTGAGGAAAATTTAAAAATTTCAAACTCGAATTACGAGGCATTTCAAAAAACAATTGAGCAACTTCATGGAGCTTATGCACTTTTACTAATTACTAAAAATGAAAATGAGAAAATATATTTCGCAAAAGAGGGAAGTCCTCTAATTTTAGGTTCAAATGAGAATGGCGAACAGTTTTTTGCTTCTTCGGATTCTGCACTAATTGGGATTGTTGAAAAAGTGATTTATCTACATGACGGACATTTTGGTTTTGTTGAAAATGGAAAAATCTTTTTGCAAAATGCGAGTGGTGAAATTCCACAAAACTTTTCCGCACTTCCAAAAAGTCGAGAAACTGCACAAAAAAATAGTTTTCGATATTTTATGGAAAAGGAAATTTACGAACAATCCGTAGTTGTTTCAGATACTTTGATGGGTCGTGTTCTTGATAATTCTATCAATTTCGATGAGGTCGATAAAACTCTTTTCGATGGAATAAATGAGATAAAACTTTGTGCATGTGGAACAAGCTACCACACTGCTCTCGCATCAAGTTACCTTTTTGAGAGAATTGCAAAAGTTCGAGTTTCTGTTGAGTTTGGTAGCGAATTCCGATACCGTGATCCGCTTCTTACAAAAGATACTCTTTTTGTCTCAATTTCCCAAAGTGGCGAAACAGCTGATACTCTTGCTTCTCTAAAAATGGCAAAAAAGAGCGGTCTAAAAACTCTTGCGATTTGTAATGTTGATAACTCGTCAATTGTCCGAATTTCCGATCAAGCGATTTTAACTCGAGCAGGAATTGAAAAAGGTGTTGCATCTACAAAAGCTTTTGCGACACAAATGGTTGTTCTCCAAATGCTATCAATTTATCTTGGTCAAATTCGTGGAAATATTTCTGAAACTGAAATTAAAAAAGAGATTCAAACACTTCGAGAAATTCCGCAAACTTTAACTGTAACTTCAAAATTACACGAAAAAATCAAGCGACTTTCTAAACGATATTTACACGGACACGGATTCTTTTTTGTTGGTCGAGATATTTTTTACCCACTTGCTCTTGAGGGTGCTTTAAAGTTAAAAGAGATTTCATATTTACATGCAGAAGGCTATCCCGCGGGTGAGATGAAGCATGGACCAATCGCACTTGCTGATCCTGAACTTTTTACAATCGCACTTCTTCCGCAAAATATGTTGTATGAAAAGACAAAAAGCAATATTGAAGAACTCGGAGCAAGGGACTCGACAATTTGTGTGATTTCACCAAAACCATTTGAACTTGCTGACGATTTTGTCCGAACATCATCGCACAATCACTACATGTTAGAGTTTTTTGAGATGATGTTGGTTGTGCAATTACTTTCGATGGAAGTCGCAATTCGTCTTCAAAATGATGTTGATATGCCACGGAATTTAGCAAAAAGTGTTACAGTCGAATAA
- a CDS encoding hypothetical protein (PFAM: SprT-like family) — protein MSIVGFFPTTLKMRLNLSLKILFSTILLLGFTILFFNFQKNSEWKNGEIPQNVSFKIEKKRVEIENRITKIYGINPNFPLYISNKLPSNTFGVTTFDGKNIEIILNQKRLKESLTYILEDVIPHEFAHALIFYFREDGGKDGHNWKWQKVCQKLEGTHCEKYVDHEDLIFQKIF, from the coding sequence GTGTCAATTGTCGGATTTTTTCCGACAACTCTAAAAATGAGATTAAATCTTAGTTTAAAAATTCTCTTCTCAACAATTCTACTCCTAGGTTTCACAATTCTTTTTTTCAATTTTCAAAAAAATTCTGAATGGAAAAATGGAGAAATTCCGCAAAATGTATCTTTTAAAATTGAGAAAAAACGAGTTGAAATAGAGAACAGAATCACAAAAATCTACGGAATAAATCCAAATTTTCCACTCTATATCTCAAACAAACTACCATCAAATACTTTTGGTGTAACAACTTTTGACGGCAAAAACATCGAAATTATTCTAAATCAAAAAAGATTGAAAGAGAGTTTGACTTATATTTTAGAAGATGTCATTCCTCACGAATTTGCACATGCTTTAATCTTCTATTTTAGGGAAGATGGCGGAAAAGATGGACATAATTGGAAGTGGCAGAAAGTTTGCCAAAAACTGGAAGGAACTCACTGCGAAAAATATGTGGATCATGAAGACCTAATTTTTCAAAAAATATTTTAA
- a CDS encoding type II secretory pathway, component PulC (TIGRFAM: general secretion pathway protein C) — protein MARSNKSSFYLKTVVFASVLGILLTSSLKYFLPASGVEKSPEKPFHPQDSFKIGDLFVDVKKAEKPKPKPKKKEKIYDLKKWRLQLTYISGYTAYVIIQDVGKNEILQMNEVYKGYELVEVHETEAVFSRDGKLYSIKTDTIKSLEKAQKARDKSKNKKDADEVVDPADTILEAEKLSKDMNITAEIDPDSEEISSATVKRKDLQFFMKNPSQIWNNIKLRDYREDRQLKGFKVLYVKKGSPFEQLGLQKGDIIVAIDGDRITSYSQVQRYYKNIDRLRSMNLTISRNGEEKDIDYEVE, from the coding sequence ATGGCTCGTTCTAATAAAAGTTCATTCTACCTAAAAACAGTTGTTTTTGCCTCTGTTCTCGGCATTTTGCTCACCTCATCGCTAAAATATTTTCTTCCTGCTTCTGGAGTTGAAAAGAGTCCTGAAAAACCTTTTCACCCTCAAGATAGTTTTAAAATTGGGGATCTGTTTGTTGATGTCAAAAAAGCTGAAAAGCCTAAGCCAAAACCAAAAAAGAAAGAGAAAATTTATGACTTAAAAAAGTGGAGACTTCAACTCACTTATATTTCTGGATATACCGCTTATGTAATTATTCAAGATGTAGGAAAAAATGAAATTCTCCAGATGAATGAAGTTTATAAAGGTTATGAACTTGTTGAAGTTCACGAGACTGAAGCTGTTTTTAGTCGAGATGGAAAACTTTACAGTATCAAAACTGACACAATAAAATCACTTGAAAAAGCCCAAAAAGCAAGAGATAAATCTAAAAATAAAAAAGATGCCGATGAGGTCGTTGATCCTGCTGATACAATTTTAGAAGCTGAAAAACTTTCCAAAGACATGAACATCACAGCTGAAATTGATCCTGATAGTGAAGAAATCTCTTCTGCAACTGTCAAGCGAAAAGATTTACAATTTTTTATGAAAAATCCAAGTCAAATTTGGAATAATATAAAATTACGAGATTATCGTGAAGACCGACAACTTAAAGGATTTAAAGTTCTGTATGTCAAAAAAGGTTCTCCTTTTGAACAACTCGGACTACAAAAAGGCGATATTATTGTTGCAATTGATGGCGACAGAATTACAAGCTATTCACAAGTTCAAAGATACTATAAAAATATTGACAGATTAAGGAGTATGAATTTGACTATTTCTAGAAACGGAGAAGAAAAGGACATTGATTATGAAGTTGAATAG
- a CDS encoding exopolyphosphatase-like enzyme: MKTDYRLVTRSDMDGLVSAIILKELGIINDIKFVHPKDMQDGKIEITENDITTNLPYNEKAYLVFDHHESETVRNRKTDNHIIDKDAPSAARVVYDYYGGKEKFPRISDEMMNAVDKADSAQFELDDVLNPKGWELLSFLMDSRTGLGRFREFRISNYALMMDLIKHCLTLTIEEILELPDVKERVDLHRKYEDQFKDQLQRCSTVHGNLVVLDLREEETIFPGNRFMIYALYPETNISIHHIWGFQKQNQVFATGKSIFNKTSKTNIGNLMLEYGGGGHANAGTCQIDNKKAEKVLQELIQKITAEG, encoded by the coding sequence ATGAAAACCGATTATAGATTAGTTACCCGAAGTGATATGGACGGTCTTGTTTCTGCGATTATTTTAAAAGAGCTTGGAATTATTAATGACATCAAGTTTGTTCATCCAAAAGATATGCAGGATGGAAAAATTGAGATTACTGAAAATGACATCACAACAAATTTGCCTTACAATGAAAAAGCTTATTTAGTTTTTGATCACCACGAGAGTGAAACAGTCAGAAATAGAAAAACAGACAATCATATAATTGACAAAGATGCTCCATCTGCGGCAAGAGTTGTTTATGATTATTATGGTGGAAAAGAGAAATTTCCTCGTATTTCTGATGAGATGATGAATGCTGTTGATAAAGCAGATTCTGCTCAATTTGAGCTTGATGATGTTTTGAATCCAAAAGGTTGGGAACTTCTTAGTTTCCTTATGGATTCGCGAACAGGTCTTGGGCGATTCCGAGAATTCAGAATTTCAAATTATGCTCTTATGATGGATTTGATCAAACATTGCTTAACTCTGACAATTGAGGAAATTTTAGAACTTCCTGATGTAAAAGAGCGAGTTGATCTTCATCGAAAATATGAAGATCAATTTAAAGATCAGCTACAAAGATGTTCTACGGTTCATGGAAATTTAGTTGTTCTTGATTTAAGAGAAGAGGAGACTATTTTCCCAGGAAATCGATTTATGATTTATGCTCTTTATCCAGAAACAAATATTTCAATTCACCACATTTGGGGATTTCAAAAACAGAATCAAGTTTTCGCAACTGGAAAATCAATTTTCAACAAAACATCAAAAACAAATATCGGTAATTTGATGTTGGAATATGGCGGAGGCGGTCATGCAAATGCTGGAACTTGTCAAATTGACAATAAAAAAGCTGAAAAAGTTTTACAAGAATTAATTCAAAAAATAACTGCTGAGGGTTAA
- a CDS encoding tRNA (uracil-5-)-methyltransferase (PFAM: tRNA (Uracil-5-)-methyltransferase~TIGRFAM: tRNA (uracil-5-)-methyltransferase) yields MECKYFGICGSCNNFEGGYEEQLNRKFNREKERFSEIYSGDFGVVKSPETNFRGRAEFKIWHENGKISYAMRDVENKNYVQIDSCSMVSSSISKIFQPLLTEISISENLSHKLFSIEFLSSTDNDLIATLIYHKKLDENWREEAEKLGDKFGIQIIGRSRKQKIVLKSEIVRETLKVENIDYTFYNAENMFSQPNPKVNEGMISWVSKNIENSKSDLLELYCGSGNFTIPLSKKFNKVLATEVSKSGIASAKKNQSENSIENIEFGRISSEEFTQAYDEVRKFERLRHIDLKSYNFSTVFVDPPRAGIDPETLKLLSRFEKIIYISCNPETLKRDLEILKNHKVEKMAIFDQFPYTNHLEMGAILSKNLEKQNI; encoded by the coding sequence ATGGAATGTAAATATTTTGGAATTTGCGGTAGCTGTAACAATTTTGAGGGTGGTTATGAAGAGCAGTTAAATCGAAAATTTAATAGAGAAAAAGAGCGATTTTCTGAAATTTACAGTGGTGATTTTGGAGTTGTAAAATCTCCAGAAACTAATTTTCGAGGTCGAGCAGAATTTAAAATTTGGCATGAAAACGGAAAAATATCTTATGCAATGAGAGATGTTGAAAACAAAAATTATGTTCAAATAGATTCCTGTTCAATGGTGAGTTCTTCAATTTCTAAAATTTTCCAACCACTTCTAACTGAAATTTCCATTTCAGAAAATTTATCACACAAACTTTTCTCAATTGAGTTTTTATCCTCAACAGATAATGACCTCATCGCAACTCTTATTTATCATAAAAAATTGGATGAAAATTGGAGAGAAGAGGCAGAAAAATTAGGGGATAAATTTGGAATTCAGATAATTGGACGGAGTCGAAAACAGAAAATTGTTTTGAAGTCAGAAATCGTTAGAGAAACTCTAAAAGTTGAAAATATAGATTACACTTTTTACAATGCCGAAAATATGTTTTCACAACCAAATCCAAAAGTAAATGAGGGCATGATCTCTTGGGTTTCCAAAAATATCGAAAATTCCAAATCTGATCTTCTGGAACTCTATTGTGGTTCTGGAAATTTTACAATTCCGCTCTCAAAAAAATTCAACAAAGTTTTAGCAACCGAAGTCTCAAAAAGCGGAATTGCCTCTGCAAAAAAGAATCAAAGTGAAAACAGTATTGAAAACATAGAGTTTGGTCGGATTTCAAGTGAAGAATTTACTCAAGCTTATGATGAAGTCAGAAAATTTGAGAGACTACGGCATATTGACTTAAAGAGCTATAACTTTTCAACTGTTTTTGTTGATCCTCCTCGTGCTGGAATCGATCCTGAAACTCTCAAACTTCTTTCAAGATTTGAGAAAATTATCTATATTTCTTGCAATCCTGAAACTTTAAAACGAGACTTAGAAATTTTGAAAAATCATAAAGTTGAAAAAATGGCAATTTTTGATCAATTTCCTTACACAAACCATTTGGAAATGGGTGCAATTCTTTCAAAAAACCTAGAGAAACAAAATATCTAG
- a CDS encoding dethiobiotin synthase (PFAM: CobQ/CobB/MinD/ParA nucleotide binding domain~TIGRFAM: dethiobiotin synthase) translates to MTTKRIFVTATNTDVGKTFISEKLVNLFSDMGLRVSYLKPIETGVSQFPLDGKKVFDVAKERNPELERFSLTEIVPYQFRLPASPFVAKGETEIKLSKIVESLEKLEKVSDIVIIEGAGGTAVPISENYFTTDLIADLGAKAVLVAPTNLGSISDTLLSIWKLESEKIDFIWTLNLWKDKNSFDEVSLPFYKSHFKEVDIFQKNPQKLAEKILNLF, encoded by the coding sequence TTGACGACTAAAAGAATTTTCGTTACGGCAACAAATACAGATGTTGGAAAAACTTTTATTTCAGAAAAACTTGTAAATCTGTTTTCAGATATGGGGCTTCGTGTCTCATATTTAAAACCGATTGAAACAGGAGTTTCCCAATTTCCACTTGATGGAAAAAAGGTTTTTGATGTGGCAAAAGAGAGAAATCCAGAATTGGAAAGATTTTCACTCACTGAAATTGTTCCGTATCAATTTCGGCTACCAGCTTCTCCATTTGTGGCAAAAGGGGAAACGGAAATCAAACTTTCTAAAATAGTTGAAAGTTTGGAAAAACTTGAAAAGGTTTCTGACATTGTAATAATTGAGGGGGCAGGTGGAACGGCTGTTCCAATTTCTGAAAACTATTTTACAACTGACCTCATCGCAGATTTAGGTGCAAAAGCGGTTCTTGTAGCTCCAACAAATTTAGGTTCAATTAGTGATACTCTTCTCTCAATTTGGAAACTGGAAAGTGAAAAAATCGATTTTATTTGGACTCTTAATTTATGGAAAGATAAAAATAGTTTCGATGAGGTGAGTCTCCCTTTTTATAAATCACACTTTAAAGAAGTTGATATTTTCCAAAAAAACCCGCAAAAACTAGCTGAAAAAATTCTAAATCTCTTCTAG
- a CDS encoding general secretion pathway protein D (PFAM: Bacterial type II/III secretion system short domain; Bacterial type II and III secretion system protein~TIGRFAM: general secretion pathway protein D), giving the protein MKLNRILLLALLTVFTPILSFGEEETVQLNIDDMEIDEFIRMVAKIDNRNILIPLNVRGKINYISKKPIPKKNIFHLLQMILKDRGFTIIDSNKGYYIVSRISDAHKDSPDIKQFSNEDIIHTAFIKIENIDVSTISGNVKNFLSRSGKLLVSQETNSLVITDLPENISTVRQLVKKLDYRTDTITEFVELKYSKVNDVYNDLLAISKVIFDPKIDAEKVSIFKNESTNVFTLIGHKEMVKKLMTYIYRFDQPDKMKKQNIYFVRLNNASVEEASKILSQVISKKVYEKDEPRASIATDTELNSLVLIATEGEYDEFLDLIRKLDVERKQVYVKARIVEISENKATNIGMKYGIEGFSVTEGGLYTLSSTLNGGTSVTSAASGLGIPTGLSEGFALGMSLSFLGTNGVANTLSEPSILCVNNQESSIYVGQTQSILTNSATGSTTTSLTQNSYSREDIGLTLKIKPRIANDNKVILNVDTTLEDVVAGGGAGLPTTTKREVKTVAVVKDGGSVIVGGLIKNKLDEAESKIPLLGDIPILGYLFKDKTFNKDKIHLVIMLTPYIVEKSEDLETLRKKLKNLDEIEKKVVDKFIKEKMMEREDSGEIESVELRENIDFDD; this is encoded by the coding sequence ATGAAGTTGAATAGAATTCTACTTTTAGCACTTTTAACAGTTTTTACACCAATTTTATCATTTGGTGAAGAGGAGACTGTTCAATTAAATATTGATGATATGGAAATTGATGAATTTATCAGAATGGTTGCAAAAATCGACAACCGAAATATTCTAATTCCACTAAATGTTCGTGGAAAAATAAATTACATTTCAAAAAAACCAATTCCAAAAAAGAACATTTTTCATCTTTTGCAGATGATTTTAAAAGATCGTGGTTTTACGATTATTGATTCAAACAAAGGCTATTATATTGTAAGCAGAATTTCTGATGCTCACAAAGACTCGCCAGACATCAAGCAGTTTTCAAATGAAGATATTATTCACACCGCTTTTATTAAAATTGAAAATATTGATGTTTCAACAATCTCAGGAAATGTAAAAAACTTTTTGAGTCGTTCTGGAAAGCTTCTTGTTTCTCAAGAGACAAATTCGCTTGTTATTACGGATTTGCCAGAAAACATTTCAACGGTTCGGCAACTTGTTAAAAAACTCGATTATCGAACGGACACAATTACAGAATTTGTTGAACTTAAATACTCAAAAGTAAATGATGTTTATAATGATTTACTTGCAATTTCAAAAGTGATTTTCGATCCAAAAATTGATGCTGAAAAAGTTTCTATTTTCAAAAACGAATCAACAAATGTTTTCACTCTGATTGGACATAAAGAGATGGTGAAAAAGTTGATGACTTACATCTATCGATTCGATCAGCCTGACAAAATGAAAAAGCAAAATATCTATTTTGTAAGATTAAACAATGCTTCAGTTGAAGAGGCTTCAAAAATTCTCTCTCAAGTTATTTCTAAAAAAGTTTACGAAAAAGATGAACCACGGGCATCTATTGCAACTGATACTGAATTGAATTCACTTGTTCTAATTGCAACCGAGGGTGAATATGATGAGTTTTTAGACCTCATCCGCAAATTAGATGTTGAACGAAAACAGGTTTATGTCAAAGCAAGAATTGTTGAAATTAGTGAGAACAAAGCCACAAATATCGGTATGAAATATGGAATAGAAGGTTTTTCAGTAACAGAGGGCGGATTATATACACTTTCATCAACTTTAAACGGCGGAACATCAGTAACAAGTGCTGCTTCTGGTTTAGGAATTCCAACAGGACTTTCTGAAGGTTTTGCACTTGGAATGAGTCTCTCATTTCTTGGAACAAATGGTGTTGCAAATACTCTTTCTGAACCGTCAATTCTATGTGTGAATAACCAAGAAAGCTCAATTTATGTTGGACAAACTCAATCTATTCTTACAAATTCAGCAACTGGTTCAACAACAACTTCATTAACTCAAAACTCATATTCACGGGAAGACATCGGTTTAACTCTAAAAATCAAACCACGAATTGCAAACGACAACAAAGTTATTTTAAATGTTGATACGACTCTTGAAGATGTTGTTGCGGGTGGTGGAGCAGGTTTGCCAACAACAACAAAACGAGAAGTGAAAACTGTTGCAGTTGTTAAAGATGGTGGTTCGGTAATTGTTGGGGGACTTATAAAAAACAAACTTGATGAAGCTGAATCTAAAATTCCTCTCCTTGGCGACATTCCAATTCTCGGATACCTTTTTAAAGATAAAACTTTCAACAAAGACAAAATTCACCTCGTAATTATGCTAACTCCTTACATTGTTGAGAAGAGTGAAGATTTGGAAACTCTCCGAAAAAAACTTAAAAATCTTGATGAAATTGAGAAAAAAGTTGTTGATAAATTTATCAAAGAGAAAATGATGGAGAGAGAAGATAGCGGTGAAATAGAATCTGTTGAATTGAGAGAAAATATAGATTTTGACGACTAA